One Bacteroidota bacterium DNA window includes the following coding sequences:
- a CDS encoding transposase, whose amino-acid sequence MPEKYQNRYRIKSARLEGYDYSQPGMYFITICTDKRKHYFGDIVDGKMQLSEIGVLADELWYSIKSHHKNIELHEFVVMPNHIHGILEIVDGGNGGDDDDNGGRDDARIVSTETENTVDNDKSNCINDARIVSKQMKKISPKSGSLGRIIGSYKSVVSKQAHRLGYEFEWQSRFYDHIIHNKIDYNRISKYVINNPQNWKDDKFNGKNNDD is encoded by the coding sequence ATGCCCGAAAAATACCAAAACCGATACAGAATAAAATCCGCAAGATTAGAAGGTTACGATTATTCGCAACCGGGAATGTATTTTATAACAATATGTACAGATAAACGTAAACATTATTTCGGAGATATTGTTGATGGAAAAATGCAATTATCGGAAATTGGTGTTTTGGCCGATGAATTGTGGTATTCAATAAAATCGCATCATAAAAATATTGAATTGCACGAATTTGTTGTGATGCCGAATCATATTCATGGGATTTTGGAAATTGTTGATGGGGGTAATGGAGGTGATGATGACGATAATGGTGGTAGAGACGATGCACGCATCGTCTCTACGGAAACGGAAAATACCGTTGATAATGATAAATCCAATTGTATAAATGATGCACGCATCGTTTCAAAACAAATGAAAAAAATATCACCAAAATCGGGTTCATTGGGACGTATTATTGGTTCATATAAATCGGTCGTATCGAAACAGGCACACCGTTTGGGATATGAATTTGAATGGCAATCGCGTTTTTATGATCATATTATACACAACAAAATAGATTATAATCGTATTTCTAAATATGTTATTAATAATCCTCAAAATTGGAAGGACGATAAATTTAATGGGAAAAATAATGATGATTAA